One stretch of Lysobacter sp. KIS68-7 DNA includes these proteins:
- the ccoS gene encoding cbb3-type cytochrome oxidase assembly protein CcoS, translating to MSVLLLLVPLALVLLIAAIWAFAWAVKRGQFEDLDTPALSILVDDDEPPPPPARSDQDDA from the coding sequence ATGAGCGTGCTGTTGCTGCTGGTGCCGCTGGCCCTGGTCCTGCTCATCGCGGCGATCTGGGCTTTCGCGTGGGCGGTGAAGCGCGGGCAGTTCGAGGATCTCGACACGCCGGCGCTGTCCATCCTCGTCGACGACGACGAACCCCCTCCGCCTCCGGCAAGGAGCGATCAGGATGACGCCTGA